A window of the Virgibacillus pantothenticus genome harbors these coding sequences:
- a CDS encoding YqzE family protein has protein sequence MSTRDYLQFITEQFVTYLNMPADEKRRRKEAKKRSKWSSTNKWFGTLPLALRIMRQQSNKQAK, from the coding sequence TTGTCTACAAGAGATTATTTACAATTTATCACCGAGCAGTTCGTCACTTATTTGAATATGCCTGCAGATGAAAAAAGACGGCGAAAAGAAGCTAAAAAAAGATCGAAATGGTCGTCCACAAACAAGTGGTTTGGTACACTTCCACTAGCCTTGAGGATAATGCGTCAACAATCGAATAAGCAGGCGAAATAA
- a CDS encoding YqhG family protein: MEIHDLNAFLYDFFKAHRCPILTNHDGVLTIQLTEEMDKVLMNRPFYWHYIKKMGYPGDPMQLTLITNPDKRQEKGEWIHFGSPRLQQIIRYLQQAEKYTKLFQQLNPNVNTPLFPWLVTNIKISYQGKHKRDELFSIGLNLINGVLKSDMMDLLKAISLETTISDYCYTLSPMIKLHSGYKRIESVLDQYVESQEHSWAVEALQALEEETKLLHHFYTEDREDETMERELKEIQERFQPKITYHVVNGGLFYLASDTA; the protein is encoded by the coding sequence ATGGAGATACATGATTTAAATGCATTTCTGTATGATTTTTTCAAAGCACATCGCTGTCCAATTTTAACTAATCATGACGGGGTATTGACCATTCAACTCACAGAGGAGATGGACAAGGTGCTTATGAACAGACCGTTTTATTGGCATTATATAAAAAAAATGGGCTATCCAGGAGATCCCATGCAACTTACACTAATAACAAACCCTGATAAGCGGCAGGAAAAGGGGGAATGGATCCATTTTGGTAGTCCACGCTTACAACAGATTATACGTTATTTACAACAAGCAGAAAAGTACACCAAGCTATTTCAGCAACTCAATCCAAATGTGAATACCCCGCTCTTCCCTTGGCTAGTGACGAATATTAAAATTAGCTATCAAGGAAAACATAAGCGAGATGAACTGTTTTCTATTGGTCTCAATTTAATCAATGGCGTTTTGAAATCGGATATGATGGATCTGCTAAAAGCTATTTCGCTTGAAACGACTATTTCCGACTATTGCTATACACTTTCGCCAATGATTAAGCTTCATAGCGGTTATAAACGTATTGAGTCGGTACTCGATCAGTATGTAGAAAGTCAAGAGCATTCATGGGCAGTAGAAGCTTTACAGGCATTAGAAGAAGAAACCAAGCTATTACATCATTTTTACACCGAAGATAGGGAAGATGAGACGATGGAACGAGAACTCAAGGAAATACAAGAACGATTTCAACCAAAAATTACTTACCATGTCGTGAATGGTGGATTATTTTACTTAGCATCCGACACAGCTTAA